A section of the Streptomyces sp. NBC_00178 genome encodes:
- a CDS encoding Gfo/Idh/MocA family protein has product MSAAVLKAGLIGLGSMGRHHARVLAGLEGVDLVGVVDPMGDKNGWAQGAPVLETVEELIALGVDYAVVACPTALHETVGLQLAEAGVCALIEKPVADTVEGARRLVEAFESRGLVAGVGHIERCNPALRSLRSRLEAGELGEVFQVVTRRQGPFPHRIADVGVVKDLATHDIDLTGWVTGQTYTSIAAHTVSKSGRAHEDMVSAVGQLSDGTMVNHLVNWLSPLKERFTSVTGERGCYIADTLTADLTFHSNAAVTTEWEALRAFRGVSEGDMIRYAIPKREPLLVEHELFRDAVLGQSADICTLRQGLRTVEVAAAVLESAVNGTTVRLDTDRMAG; this is encoded by the coding sequence GTGAGCGCCGCAGTCCTGAAGGCAGGCCTCATCGGTCTCGGCTCCATGGGGCGCCACCACGCCCGGGTGCTCGCCGGGCTCGAGGGCGTGGACCTGGTCGGCGTCGTCGACCCGATGGGTGACAAGAACGGCTGGGCGCAGGGTGCCCCCGTGCTGGAGACCGTCGAGGAACTCATCGCGCTCGGCGTCGACTACGCGGTCGTGGCCTGCCCGACCGCGCTGCACGAGACGGTCGGCCTCCAGCTGGCGGAGGCCGGCGTCTGCGCGCTGATCGAGAAGCCCGTCGCCGACACCGTCGAGGGCGCCCGCCGCCTCGTCGAGGCCTTCGAGTCGCGCGGCCTGGTCGCCGGGGTCGGCCACATCGAGCGCTGCAACCCGGCTCTGCGTTCCCTTCGCAGCCGCCTGGAGGCCGGTGAGCTGGGCGAGGTGTTCCAGGTCGTCACCCGCCGCCAGGGTCCCTTCCCGCACCGCATCGCGGACGTCGGCGTCGTGAAGGACCTCGCCACCCACGACATCGACCTGACGGGGTGGGTCACCGGCCAGACGTACACCTCGATCGCGGCACACACCGTGTCGAAGTCGGGGCGCGCGCACGAGGACATGGTCTCCGCCGTGGGCCAGCTGTCCGACGGCACCATGGTCAACCACCTCGTCAACTGGCTGAGCCCGCTGAAGGAGCGGTTCACCTCGGTCACCGGCGAGCGCGGCTGCTACATCGCCGACACCCTCACCGCCGACCTGACGTTCCACTCGAACGCCGCCGTGACCACCGAGTGGGAGGCGCTGCGCGCCTTCCGCGGCGTGTCCGAGGGCGACATGATCCGCTACGCGATCCCGAAGCGCGAGCCGCTGCTCGTCGAGCACGAACTCTTCAGGGACGCCGTGCTGGGCCAGTCGGCCGACATCTGCACACTGCGGCAGGGGCTGCGTACCGTCGAGGTGGCGGCAGCCGTCCTCGAGTCCGCAGTGAACGGCACCACCGTCCGCCTGGACACCGATCGCATGGCGGGCTGA
- a CDS encoding glycosyltransferase family 4 protein, whose translation MKSPARRPRLAVIVANGITGDSRVQKTAVAAARDGWDVTLIGRSDTKRVQRSRMGPIEVVRVPVTTEYVRSVKARRPHPLRGALTQFRIQDQAALSQYRASYRAWVRQTSAETTWSGAPRRASLKAVLRARRAVYKLRVRAFKWEQRRVPKHPDPVRDWRLDWPQVVDLDLAFGPVIEELKPDVIHANDSTMIVAAARSAARLRAGGHRCVWLYDAHEYVRGVEWPNPRQAYALPAAEAEFIGRADAVVTVSTQLAELLKNDHKLSKLPLVVGNSPVREVIGSGTVRASVREVCGLGPDVPLMVYSGWLGPERGVDAVIDGLPHLPGVHLALVCSRVTPLLEQLLATAENLGVRDRIHLVPYVAQHEVADYLSSADIGLTPFRRVPNCEVSLPTKVSEYLQARLPLVTSDVRVIKAYVEEKGLGEVFTWDDPTTFVAAASRALERRAELGEAITEDVLKDLSWEQQSAGLLELYRTLSKKTPPVPVAEIPWTIQETPGAARLGASSGKPGVPVWTPLGSTPVKLGIGPANYAGQGAAFAQALSQANPDVSVEVVMNQRAESFDYPADVYVDAERLGELDVQVEQVKRIVGRYSHLIVDAFMPVFGRLNGDTIAGDLAALRKARVKVALLSHGSDIRHPDRHLERHEYSLFRDAPDGIAEKLRSKAEANRRIADDSGLPLFVTTPDLLDDLPAAKWAPLVVDVASWAAEAPVMERKRPIVLHAPSKRWTKGTDRIMPVLTALHESGAIDFRLVENIPWAEMQALVKDSDLVLDQFTTGSYGTFAVEAMAAGKPVIGYISDAVKATTNGDLPIVSATPATLRAVLDSLIDDREGTAAIGRASVEFARTYHDGRWTAQVLSGFLK comes from the coding sequence ATGAAATCCCCTGCCCGCCGACCGCGGCTCGCCGTGATCGTCGCCAATGGCATCACGGGTGACTCGCGGGTCCAGAAGACGGCCGTGGCCGCAGCCCGCGACGGCTGGGACGTCACACTGATCGGCAGGAGCGACACCAAGCGCGTCCAGAGATCGCGGATGGGACCCATCGAGGTCGTCCGTGTCCCGGTGACCACGGAGTACGTGCGCTCGGTCAAGGCCCGTCGGCCGCACCCGCTGCGAGGTGCGCTGACGCAGTTCCGTATCCAGGATCAGGCGGCGCTGAGCCAGTACCGTGCCTCGTACCGCGCGTGGGTCAGGCAGACGTCCGCCGAGACGACCTGGTCGGGAGCTCCCCGGCGGGCTTCGCTCAAGGCGGTGCTGCGTGCGCGCCGAGCCGTGTACAAGCTGCGCGTGCGGGCGTTCAAGTGGGAGCAGCGCCGTGTGCCGAAGCACCCGGACCCTGTTCGCGACTGGCGCCTCGACTGGCCCCAGGTCGTCGATCTGGACCTCGCCTTCGGTCCGGTCATCGAGGAACTCAAGCCGGACGTCATCCACGCCAACGACTCCACCATGATCGTGGCGGCGGCCCGTAGTGCTGCGCGACTCAGAGCGGGCGGGCACCGGTGTGTCTGGCTCTACGACGCCCACGAGTACGTCCGGGGCGTCGAATGGCCGAACCCTCGACAGGCGTATGCCCTTCCGGCCGCCGAGGCCGAGTTCATCGGCCGGGCCGACGCGGTCGTCACCGTGTCGACGCAGCTGGCCGAGCTCCTGAAGAACGACCACAAGCTTTCGAAGCTCCCCCTCGTGGTGGGGAACTCCCCGGTACGTGAAGTGATCGGATCCGGCACCGTCCGGGCCTCCGTCCGCGAGGTCTGCGGTCTGGGACCGGACGTCCCGCTCATGGTCTACTCGGGCTGGCTCGGCCCCGAGCGGGGCGTGGACGCCGTCATCGACGGCCTTCCCCACCTGCCGGGCGTGCACCTGGCCCTGGTCTGCAGCCGGGTGACACCCCTCCTCGAGCAGTTGCTGGCGACGGCCGAGAACCTCGGCGTCCGCGACCGTATCCACCTGGTCCCGTACGTGGCCCAGCACGAGGTCGCCGACTACCTCTCGTCCGCCGACATCGGTCTCACCCCCTTCAGGCGGGTGCCCAACTGCGAGGTCTCGCTGCCGACCAAGGTCTCCGAGTACCTCCAGGCACGCCTTCCACTGGTCACCAGCGACGTGCGGGTCATCAAGGCGTACGTCGAGGAGAAGGGACTCGGCGAGGTCTTCACGTGGGACGACCCGACCACCTTCGTGGCCGCCGCGTCCCGCGCGCTGGAGCGCCGTGCCGAGCTCGGGGAAGCCATCACGGAGGACGTGCTCAAGGACCTCTCCTGGGAGCAGCAGAGCGCCGGACTCCTGGAGCTCTACCGAACCTTGTCGAAGAAGACGCCGCCGGTGCCGGTCGCCGAGATCCCGTGGACGATCCAGGAGACCCCGGGAGCGGCCCGGCTCGGGGCGAGCAGCGGCAAGCCCGGTGTGCCGGTCTGGACCCCCCTGGGCTCCACGCCGGTGAAGCTGGGCATCGGCCCCGCCAACTACGCCGGCCAGGGTGCGGCCTTCGCCCAGGCGCTTTCGCAGGCGAACCCGGACGTGTCCGTCGAAGTCGTCATGAACCAGCGTGCCGAGTCCTTCGACTATCCCGCCGACGTGTACGTGGACGCGGAACGGCTCGGCGAACTCGACGTCCAGGTGGAGCAGGTCAAGCGGATCGTCGGCCGGTACAGTCACCTGATCGTCGATGCCTTCATGCCGGTCTTCGGGCGGCTCAACGGCGATACCATCGCCGGCGACCTGGCCGCGCTGCGCAAGGCCCGTGTGAAGGTGGCGCTCCTGTCGCACGGCAGCGACATCCGCCACCCCGACCGGCACCTGGAGCGGCACGAGTACTCGCTGTTCCGGGACGCTCCGGACGGCATCGCCGAGAAGCTCCGGAGCAAGGCCGAGGCGAACCGGCGCATCGCTGACGACTCCGGTCTGCCGCTCTTCGTCACGACCCCCGACCTGCTCGACGATCTGCCCGCTGCCAAGTGGGCACCGCTGGTGGTGGACGTCGCCTCGTGGGCGGCTGAGGCACCGGTGATGGAGCGCAAGCGGCCCATAGTGCTGCACGCCCCGTCCAAGCGCTGGACCAAGGGCACGGACCGGATCATGCCTGTCCTCACCGCGCTGCACGAGAGCGGTGCCATCGACTTCAGGCTCGTGGAGAACATCCCCTGGGCCGAGATGCAGGCACTGGTCAAGGACAGCGACCTGGTTCTGGACCAGTTCACCACAGGCAGTTACGGCACGTTCGCGGTCGAGGCGATGGCCGCCGGAAAGCCCGTGATCGGCTACATCAGCGATGCGGTCAAGGCCACGACGAACGGCGATCTGCCCATCGTCAGTGCCACACCCGCCACTCTGCGTGCGGTGCTGGATTCCCTGATCGACGATCGCGAGGGCACCGCAGCCATCGGCCGTGCCTCGGTGGAATTCGCGCGTACGTACCACGACGGACGTTGGACCGCGCAGGTTCTGAGCGGATTCCTCAAGTGA